The genomic interval CCCTCCTCTGATGCCTGAGGATACTGAGCTGGAGCCTCCTGCTGGGTTGAAGATTCAACCTCCTCAGGGGTCTGTGGATGCTGAGCTggggcctcctcctgggttgTAGGTGGTTCACTCCCCTCGGAGGCCTGTGGGTGCTgaccctggccctcctcctggagaggggaaggttcaccctcttcctgggcctctggaagctgagtcggggcctcctcctgggttgAGGATGATTCACCCTCCTCAGGGGCCTGTGATTGCTGAGCTAGGGCCTCCTGCTGGGTTGTAGAAGGTTCAACTTCTCCAGGATATTCTGGATACTGAACTGGGGTCTCCTGCTGTGTTGGAAGTTTCTCCTGTGTGGTAGATTCTGGAGATTGCGTTGGAGTCTCCTGTTGAACTGGCAAAGATTCAACCTCAGGGGACTGTGGAGGCAGAGTTGGGGCTTCATGCTGGGTTTCAAAAGGTTCCACATTAAGAGGCACTGAGGGCTGAGCTATAGTCTCGTGCCGAACTGCAGAAGGTCCCACCTCTGTAGTGGGTTCTGCAGTCATGGTAAGCTGCACATCTGGAGGTTTCACACTGACATTGGGCAGGTTTAAATGTTGATCATGGTAGTGACCTGGAGGTGAAACTGTCATCTTATGATGCCAGAGAGGTTGAGCTGGGTGCTCCTGCtgggttggagaaggttccacCTCCCTGGAaggcagctctggaggctgagctggTTGCTCTTGCAGGGTTGCAGAAGATTCTATCTCCCCTGGAGACTGAGCTGGAGTCTCCTGCTGGGTTGAAGATTCTGCCTCATTAAGGAGCTCTGCAAGCTGAGCTAAGGCCTCCTCCTGGGTTGGAGAAAGTTCAGCTTCTCCAAAACGGTCTGGAAGCTGAGCTGGGGGTTCCTGTTTGCTTAGAGAAGGCTTACCTTCCTCAGGAGGCActgaaggctgagctggggtCTCCTGCTGCCTTAGAGAAGGATCAATCACCCCAGGAGGCTCGGAAGGCTGACCTGGGGTCTCCTGCTCACTTGAAGGCTCAACCTCCTCTGGAGGCTTACCCGAGGTCTCTTGCTGGGTTAGAGAAAGTTCTGCTTCCTCAGTGTGTTCAAGAGGCTGAGGTGGGGCCTCTTGCTGGGCTATAGAAGATTCAACACCTTTATCAGGCCCTGGAGTTGTGGTAAATTCCACATCTAAAGGCTTACCTATAACCCTGGGAAACATTAAATAATCTGGATACTGACCTAGAGGTAGAGATGTCACCTCATCACTTACTGCAAGTTGAGTTAAATACTCGATAGGGAACTCTGGAACTAGAGTtggggcctcctgctggactggGGTAGGTTCAACCTCCTCGAGGCGCTCTGCAGGCTGAGGaggggcctcctgctggactggGGTAGGTTCAACCTCCTCGAGGCCCTCTGCAGGCTGAGcaggggcctcctgctggactggGGTAGGTCCAGCCTCCTCAGGGTGCTCCGCAGGCTGAGTTAGAGTTATGGTAAGATCCAGAGGTTTAACAGTGACATTGGGGAAGCTTGGCTTCTGAGCTTCACTCTGACTTGGAGATAGCACATTTACTTCATGATGTGCTAACAGTTGAGATATGATGTCCTTAgatggctctggaggctgagcaggggcctcctggggggttggagaaggttccacTTCCTCGGGGGCCTCTGTAGGGTGAGCTGAGGCTTCCTGCTGGACTGAAGAAGGTTCGACCTCTTCAGGGGTACTTGAAGGCTCAGCTGGGGCCTCTTGTGGGTTTGCTGAATTTCCATCCTTAAGGGACTCTGGACGCTGAGATGGAGCCTCCTGCTCAAGTAGAGATGTTTCTGTCTCTTCAGAGGGCTCTGGATGCTGAGCCTGAGCCTCCCCTTGGGGCAAAAAAGATTCAGCTTCCTCAGGGGACTCTAGatgatttggggtcttctgtAAGGGTGGAGGAATTTCAGCCTCCTCAGAGAAGTTTGGAAGTTGATCTGGTCCTGTTATGCCCAGacttcgtgatccccaaagaccactagggagccgagtccgatgcaaaagcaaaagaacctttattcgagctagctcgagctcaatcccctacctgcaaaggaaagagatgggaaggaaggacacacaCCAAAAAGGTGACAGGAGTTATCTTATGAGTggtagggagggtggggtgggatttTCACGTTTTATCCTCTATACctgtgacattaaaaacaaaaaaaagtatccatGATAATTCATGTATCCATGAATTACACATGTTTAAGAGAAGCTATTAAATGCCTGAGGTTCAGTTTCAACCGCTAACTCTGCGTATGACTTTGAATCTTTACCTTTAGTTTTGTCCTCTTCCCTCAGCAACAGCTTACCTGGTCAgtttatatacacatttcttTCAGGGGAGTCaggaataaattcaaaacagatacCCATCTGCCCATGTGCCTGGTGGACATTTCCAGTCAACCTGAAGCCTTCTGGTTGCTCTGTGTTCCCTGGTAAAAGATGCCTCAACTTCCATCATTCTCCTTATCTGGGACAGAAGTTTCAGAGTAATAtctgagttttctctttcccGTGCACACCCCACCCGCGACTGTCATCAGTTAGTCTATCTTGTCACTTCCTCCTTTGCAGTGCTCTCAaggcttttctttctactcttttcagCCACTCTGAGTCGGCCCCTTGTTACTTTATTCCCAGGTTTTGTTAGAACATTCTATCTGGTCTCGCTGGATCAAGCTCTCCTCTCCAGATCGGCCTATATGGGGAACTGAAAATAATCCTGTTTCAGCGTTCTGTATATCTCATGCTTGAAAACTTTCAATGGCTCTCTATAACTCAGAATCTAACGTTCAAACCTCTCTAGCTGATAGTCAAGGTTTCTCGTAATTGGATCTTTAACTGCTTAACCTAATTCTTAATTCCTGATCATTCCTGCAGCCGTGCCTTTGCCTAGACTTATacccattttttctctatttaacaCATCAGAGCCACTCTTTAAGTCTCAGCTAAAGTGTTAGCTTATCCATGCAGCTCTCCCTGACCTCCATACTCCGCTGATTACAGAGTCTGCTGAATTCCAACACCCATGGTACCTCTTTTAGTACTTAATTACATGCCACCTCCCTTTTTAtgaccatttcctttcttcccacctgtCATTTCATGTTCTGAAGACGATTTCATCCTAGTGTGGCGCCCATAGTACTTACTCTTGGGTTGGGCCCAAACTGAGTACTGTATGTGGAAGGCCGGGCGTCAAAGATGAGGTCTGGggaatcaaaataataacagctaacactcaTATTTCGCCAGGCACTGATCCAAGTGCTTCATATGTATTACCTCATCTAGATCTCACCATAATCCCATGAGATGGTAACTatcataatttccatttcacagaaaaggaaactgagtcacaaagcTAATAGATGACAGACCTCGGCCCAAACGCAGGCAATCTAGTTCCAGAATCTCTACTCTTCACTACTCTGTTGTATCCTATTATAGAGGATGGAGCAAAAATGGGAGAGTAGAGgttaaggaatgaaataatggGGCTAAAAATtggataaggaaaaagaataaggacAATTACAAGTAAAAGATTGGAGAAGGGCGAAcagtagtaaaaaggaaaatgaagataagggATAGTtgacaaagaaaaggtaaaaacagaaagTCAGTCAACGTGGTTGGGGAGATGAGGAAGGCCCAGGACGACATTGAGGAAGAGACTGCCATGtcaagcaggaggcagagaacaaaCAAGTAAAGGCGATTCTTACAAGATGGTGAAGGTGCCGTTGTAGGTGTCGGGCTCCAGCACGGGCACTCTGCGGAGCCTCTGCTGTAGGCTGAGACCAACACACGACAGGGTCTCATCTTTGCAGGTACAGCGCTCACATATTTTGAGGTCTGTGGTGGCATTCTGTTCTGGTTGCCAAGTTAAAGTTGTGTATGCCTTTTCTGAGGTATACTTTACAAAATGCACCACAGGATGTTGAGTTGTTGGAGGAAAACCTGTCTCAAATGACTCTGGTTGCTGACTTACAGGAATTTCTAGGTCCATAGGTGAAACCGTGACTTCAGTCAGGTTTCGATGTTGACTCTGAACCTGTTTTGGATGTGCAAGTGTCACCTCAAGGTCCTTTGGGGGAGGAGTTGTAGTCTTCTTCAGGGTTGTCGAATGTTCAGCCTCTGTAATAGGTTCTGGAGTTATAGTAAGCTCCACATGACGAAATGGGATGATGGGTGATGCTGGATGCTGACCTTGATCCTTACTTGGAGTTGGAACTGTCACTTCCTGCTGGAATGGATATTGAACTACAACCTCCTtaggtggctctggaggctgagttGGGGTGTCTCGCATGGTTGGAGAAGGTTCAGTCTCCACACTGGATCCTGCAGTTACAGTAAGTTCCAGGTCCATAGGTGGAACTGTGACTTCAGTCAGGTTTGGATGCTGACTCTGAACCTGCTCTGGATGTGCAAGTGTCACCTCAAGGTCCTTTGGAGGAGGAGCTGTAGTCTCCTTCACGGGTGTAGAATGTTCAGCCTCTGTAGTAGGTTCTGGAGTTATGGTAAGCCCCAAGTCCACACGATGAGCTGTGACACTGGGCAATGTTGGTTGCTGACCTTGATCCTTACTTGGAGTAGGAACTGttgaaatgcccagagtctaagagacccccaaaaacgaaccaccagagtccagagtcaaagctaagcagcaagggtcatttattgcaggttcgaacctggacctctgcgccctcgttgccggtgacgccgagaggtcctgagagaggtttttacaccccttttatagacaggtacaaacaagtcatggggaaatcaggaattttccacacttacagagctgcgattggttggtgtttaaagttggacacttaacagtattcgattggttcctgcctttaggtcagaccacaaccgggggtatgggtatcacaatgattgatcaggaatacacggatgtgccaggcaacaatgattgatcaggagtacacggatgtgccaagtaacaatggttgaccaggagtacacggatgtgccaagtaacaatggttgaccaggaatatacggatgtgccaggcaacaatgattgatcaggaatacatgggcgcgccaagcaattgtacagaagcggaacaagctggttaagcttggttaggtttcagtttcccataacttaagcttttaagttttaattttctcaggcctctcactGTCACTTCCTGTTGGGACGGATACTGAACAACCTCCTtaggtggctctggaggctgggttgGGGTCTCTTGCATGGTTAGAGAAGGTTCAGTCTCTGTAGTGGATTCTGGAGTTACGGTAAGCCCTGGGTCCAAAGGTTTAACTGTGACTTTAGTTAAGGTTGGATGCTGAATGTGCTCTGAAT from Panthera leo isolate Ple1 chromosome E1, P.leo_Ple1_pat1.1, whole genome shotgun sequence carries:
- the LOC122207330 gene encoding leucine-rich repeat-containing protein 37B-like isoform X1 — protein: MDLELTVTAGSSVETEPSPTMRDTPTQPPEPPKEVVVQYPFQQEVTVPTPSKDQGQHPASPIIPFRHVELTITPEPITEAEHSTTLKKTTTPPPKDLEVTLAHPKQVQSQHRNLTEVTVSPMDLEIPVSQQPESFETGFPPTTQHPVVHFVKYTSEKAYTTLTWQPEQNATTDLKICERCTCKDETLSCVGLSLQQRLRRVPVLEPDTYNGTFTILPHL
- the LOC122207330 gene encoding leucine-rich repeat-containing protein 37B-like isoform X2 codes for the protein MDLELTVTAGSSVETEPSPTMRDTPTQPPEPPKEVVVQYPFQQEVTVPTPSKDQGQHPASPIIPFRHVELTITPEPITEAEHSTTLKKTTTPPPKDLEVTLAHPKQVQSQHRNLTEVTVSPMDLEIPVSQQPESFETGFPPTTQHPVVHFVKYTSEKAYTTLTWQPEQNATTDLKICERCTCKDETLSCVGLSLQQRLRRVPVLEPDTYNGTFTIL